One genomic region from Pseudoduganella lutea encodes:
- the xth gene encoding exodeoxyribonuclease III, translated as MRIATFNINGIGARLPALLQWLEEAQPDVACLQELKAPQEKFPAAAIEAAGYGVIWHGQKSWNGVAILARGTQPVEVGRGLAGDPSDEQSRYIEAVVNDVVIAGLYLPNGNPAPGPKFDYKLSWMERLILRGEQLLATGAPVVMAGDFNVIPTDLDVYKPERWLDDALFRPETREAFERLIAQGWTDSLRTMHPGEKIYTFWDYFRNAFGRDAGIRIDHLLLSPSLAPALKAAGVDKDVRGREKPSDHAPTWIELDPKKIPKVPKVTAKAVP; from the coding sequence ATGCGCATCGCCACCTTCAACATCAACGGCATCGGCGCCCGCCTGCCGGCCCTGCTGCAATGGCTGGAAGAAGCGCAGCCGGACGTGGCCTGCCTGCAGGAGCTGAAAGCGCCGCAGGAAAAGTTTCCCGCCGCAGCCATCGAAGCGGCCGGCTATGGCGTGATCTGGCATGGGCAGAAAAGCTGGAACGGCGTGGCGATCCTGGCGCGCGGCACGCAGCCGGTCGAAGTGGGGCGCGGCCTGGCGGGCGATCCGTCGGACGAGCAGAGCCGCTACATCGAGGCGGTGGTCAACGATGTCGTGATCGCCGGCCTGTATCTGCCGAACGGCAACCCGGCGCCGGGCCCGAAGTTCGACTACAAGCTGAGCTGGATGGAGCGGCTGATCCTGCGCGGCGAGCAATTGCTGGCGACGGGCGCGCCGGTGGTGATGGCCGGCGACTTCAACGTGATCCCCACGGACCTGGACGTGTACAAGCCGGAGCGCTGGCTCGACGATGCGTTGTTCCGCCCTGAAACGCGCGAAGCGTTCGAGCGCCTGATCGCGCAGGGCTGGACCGATTCGCTGCGCACGATGCACCCGGGCGAAAAGATCTATACGTTCTGGGATTATTTCCGCAACGCGTTCGGGCGCGATGCCGGCATCCGCATCGACCATTTGCTGCTGAGTCCATCGCTGGCGCCGGCGCTGAAGGCGGCCGGTGTCGACAAGGACGTGCGGGGGCGTGAAAAGCCGAGCGACCATGCACCCACGTGGATCGAGCTCGATCCGAAGAAGATCCCCAAGGTGCCGAAAGTCACGGCGAAGGCGGTGCCTTGA
- a CDS encoding barstar family protein, with the protein MAERRPMRVRRIVLDLSDVADLDHLNRMLADALGFPAWYGKNWDAFHDAITGLVDMPEHLEIAGWPSFERRFPRDAAIMKGCLDSMSRQLPMLAARVVY; encoded by the coding sequence GTGGCCGAACGCCGCCCCATGAGAGTTCGCCGGATCGTACTTGATTTGTCCGACGTGGCAGATCTCGATCACCTGAATCGGATGCTTGCCGATGCCTTGGGATTTCCCGCCTGGTATGGGAAGAACTGGGACGCCTTCCATGATGCGATTACTGGCTTGGTTGATATGCCAGAGCACCTGGAAATCGCGGGATGGCCTTCTTTCGAAAGGCGCTTCCCGCGCGATGCCGCGATCATGAAGGGTTGCCTGGACAGCATGTCCAGGCAGTTGCCGATGCTCGCGGCGCGGGTCGTCTACTGA
- a CDS encoding MOSC domain-containing protein — protein MHIPHAPITSSPADAPVIGRVQAIALRSSPRTMPRAVSAAQAIAGLGLADDRHADALSPRQVLLAGAPAYARHGLAPHTLRENLLLDVDTSTFASGTLLRVGRDAVLRLTFACEACGYLDARQPGIAAAIGRARGMLARVVHGGAIAAGDPVAMLPTILPAWDDDWRTRVAAILALVPPGMVVDYRHLARLAGVQTVYCRAFPRLARSLGFGHAAVAMASQPQLPRWQGHELFDEPFDEPFHASGGPGR, from the coding sequence TTGCACATCCCGCACGCCCCGATCACTTCGTCGCCCGCCGACGCCCCCGTCATCGGGCGCGTGCAGGCGATCGCACTGCGGTCCAGCCCGCGCACAATGCCGCGCGCGGTGAGCGCCGCGCAAGCCATCGCCGGCCTGGGCCTGGCCGATGACCGGCACGCGGATGCCCTGTCGCCGCGCCAGGTGCTGCTGGCCGGCGCCCCCGCCTACGCGCGGCACGGCCTGGCGCCGCATACGCTGCGCGAAAACCTGCTGCTCGATGTCGACACGTCGACCTTTGCTTCCGGCACCCTGCTGCGCGTGGGCCGCGACGCCGTGCTGCGGCTCACGTTCGCGTGCGAAGCGTGCGGCTACCTGGATGCCCGCCAGCCGGGCATCGCGGCCGCCATCGGGCGCGCACGGGGCATGCTGGCGCGGGTCGTGCACGGCGGCGCCATCGCGGCGGGTGACCCGGTCGCGATGCTGCCCACGATACTGCCCGCGTGGGATGACGACTGGCGCACCCGCGTCGCCGCGATCCTCGCGCTCGTGCCGCCGGGCATGGTGGTCGACTACCGTCACCTTGCGCGGCTGGCCGGCGTGCAAACCGTGTACTGCCGCGCCTTTCCACGCCTCGCGCGCAGCCTCGGCTTCGGTCACGCCGCCGTGGCGATGGCCAGCCAGCCGCAATTGCCACGCTGGCAGGGGCATGAGCTGTTCGACGAACCGTTCGACGAACCGTTCCATGCATCGGGCGGACCGGGCCGCTGA